The Chryseobacterium aureum genome contains a region encoding:
- a CDS encoding SMP-30/gluconolactonase/LRE family protein: MKNIFKISMIGLVFALVNCQSVNYSKMFYEGVQPEMVSDKFSFTEGPSADQEGNVYFTDQPNDKIYYWDWKSNKVIEFLDKTGRANGTHFDKDGYLITCSDDQGEIWKISKDKKVEVLLKGFEGKRLNGPNDVWNDETGGMYFTDPLYERDYWIGFKQEIQHKSLYYRDKAGKVTKLDTFTQPNGIVGSEKLKKLYISDIDAGKTYVYDILGNGKLSEKKLFCEMGSDGMELDKHGNLYLTGDGVHVFNRLGKKIYHIPIPEKWTSNVAFGGKNNNILFITASKSVYTFPTRVRGIK, encoded by the coding sequence ATGAAGAATATCTTTAAAATAAGTATGATTGGTTTGGTTTTCGCATTGGTAAACTGTCAATCAGTAAATTATAGTAAAATGTTTTATGAAGGAGTACAGCCGGAAATGGTTTCCGACAAGTTCAGTTTCACAGAAGGACCTTCAGCAGATCAGGAAGGGAATGTTTACTTTACGGACCAGCCGAACGATAAGATTTATTATTGGGACTGGAAAAGTAATAAGGTTATAGAGTTTTTAGATAAAACAGGAAGGGCAAACGGAACGCATTTCGATAAAGACGGATACTTGATTACCTGTTCTGACGACCAGGGAGAGATCTGGAAAATTTCAAAGGATAAAAAAGTAGAAGTTCTGCTTAAAGGTTTTGAAGGGAAAAGACTGAACGGGCCTAATGATGTATGGAATGACGAAACCGGAGGTATGTATTTTACCGATCCTCTGTATGAAAGAGATTACTGGATTGGTTTTAAACAGGAAATTCAGCATAAAAGCCTTTACTATAGGGATAAAGCCGGAAAAGTGACCAAGCTTGATACGTTCACCCAGCCCAACGGAATTGTAGGAAGTGAGAAACTGAAGAAATTATATATTTCTGATATTGATGCCGGAAAAACCTACGTATATGATATACTGGGCAATGGGAAGCTGTCTGAGAAAAAGTTATTCTGCGAAATGGGATCAGACGGAATGGAACTGGACAAGCATGGAAATCTTTATCTGACCGGAGATGGAGTGCATGTTTTTAACCGTTTGGGGAAAAAGATTTATCATATTCCTATTCCGGAAAAATGGACCTCTAATGTTGCTTTTGGCGGAAAAAACAATAATATACTTTTTATCACGGCCTCAAAATCTGTGTATACATTCCCTACAAGAGTAAGAGGTATTAAATAA
- the ccoG gene encoding cytochrome c oxidase accessory protein CcoG: MSAESNHIKSLEIENEDFRNSVGTMDETGKRKWIFPRKPKGKYTNYRNYTSYFLLALFFGLPFVKINNNPFLLINVIDRKFFILGQPFYLQDFFILALGAVTSVIFVMLFTVVFGRIFCGWLCPQTLFMEMVFRKIEYWIEGDRNKQMKLDRQEWDSEKLRKRLTKWSVFLLISLIISHFMFMYIVGYEEVFRIMSEGPAEHSLKFTVMLFFTMAFYFVFAWLREQVCTLVCPYGRLQGVLIDKQTINVYYDFKRGEGRAKWRNNEDRKASGKGDCIDCNQCVAVCPTGIDIRNGQQLECVNCTACIDACDEVMEKVGLPKGLVRYATEAEIENQDKFRFTPRMKATTVILALLIGFLGFLMYDRGSMEAKFIKPAGSTFFIKDGKITNTFIYTLLNKSNEKKTLTIKVITPANAEITYFGSEKIILKGDEILKGNINISFPEEDIKFSKQNMVIGVFDEKGTLVDSFETTFEGPFKLAL, from the coding sequence ATGAGCGCAGAGTCTAACCATATCAAGTCTTTGGAAATTGAAAATGAAGATTTCAGAAATTCCGTGGGAACGATGGATGAAACCGGAAAAAGGAAATGGATTTTTCCAAGAAAGCCCAAAGGAAAATATACCAACTACAGGAATTACACCAGCTATTTTCTACTTGCCTTATTTTTCGGATTACCCTTCGTAAAGATCAATAATAATCCTTTTCTGCTTATTAATGTTATCGACAGAAAATTCTTTATTCTCGGACAGCCGTTTTATTTGCAGGATTTTTTCATTCTTGCTCTGGGAGCAGTAACTTCTGTCATTTTTGTTATGCTGTTTACGGTAGTTTTCGGAAGAATCTTCTGCGGATGGCTGTGTCCTCAGACTCTTTTTATGGAAATGGTTTTCCGTAAAATTGAATACTGGATTGAAGGAGACAGAAATAAGCAGATGAAACTCGACAGACAGGAATGGGACAGCGAAAAACTCCGAAAAAGACTTACTAAATGGTCTGTTTTTCTCTTAATTTCACTCATCATTTCCCACTTTATGTTCATGTATATTGTGGGATACGAAGAGGTTTTCCGTATTATGAGTGAAGGACCCGCCGAACACTCACTGAAATTTACCGTTATGCTATTTTTCACCATGGCTTTTTACTTTGTTTTTGCATGGCTCCGTGAACAGGTTTGTACGTTGGTCTGCCCATATGGAAGGCTTCAGGGGGTATTGATCGACAAACAGACCATCAATGTATATTATGATTTTAAAAGAGGTGAAGGCCGGGCAAAATGGAGAAATAATGAAGATAGAAAAGCCTCAGGAAAAGGAGATTGCATAGACTGTAACCAGTGTGTGGCAGTGTGCCCTACAGGAATTGATATCAGAAACGGCCAGCAGCTGGAATGTGTAAACTGTACAGCATGCATTGATGCTTGTGATGAAGTGATGGAAAAAGTAGGCCTGCCTAAAGGATTAGTTCGCTACGCAACAGAAGCCGAAATTGAAAATCAGGACAAGTTCAGGTTTACTCCGAGAATGAAAGCCACCACTGTTATTCTGGCATTACTTATCGGATTTCTTGGATTTTTAATGTACGACCGTGGATCTATGGAAGCAAAATTCATTAAACCGGCGGGTTCTACATTCTTTATTAAAGATGGTAAAATCACCAATACTTTCATCTATACGCTTCTGAATAAATCGAATGAGAAGAAAACCCTTACCATCAAAGTCATCACCCCTGCGAATGCAGAAATCACTTATTTTGGTTCTGAAAAAATTATATTAAAGGGAGATGAAATTCTCAAAGGAAACATCAACATTTCTTTTCCTGAAGAAGATATCAAATTCTCAAAACAAAATATGGTCATTGGAGTTTTTGATGAAAAAGGAACTCTGGTAGATTCTTTTGAAACCACTTTCGAAGGGCCATTTAAGTTAGCTTTGTAG
- a CDS encoding AraC family transcriptional regulator: MNPISVLHINLFQAGKNTSDFYFNTMKNHLVVGHRHIEKPHRHDFYAAVLFTRGTGVHEIDFQKYEVSEGSLFFLSPGQIHSWELSEDIEGYIFFCSQEFYEMHYVNQKLRNFPFFGSVSFPRKLQLDASELKKNVALFQELGKEHQAKNMMKEGMILSLMSQIFINATRLFSKDFDAMDSTAGLSYFKHYQDFENLIEQHFAEHKSIAYYSSLMGISSKHVNRIVQTVVQKTATDVITERVVLEAKRMLMYLDESLVEIAFRLGYEEYSYFVRVFRKSSGMTPTQFMRKYKA, from the coding sequence ATGAATCCGATCTCAGTTCTTCATATCAATCTTTTTCAGGCCGGTAAAAATACTTCAGATTTTTATTTTAATACAATGAAAAATCATTTGGTGGTAGGACACCGTCATATTGAAAAGCCTCACAGGCATGATTTCTACGCGGCAGTTCTTTTTACCCGGGGAACAGGAGTACATGAAATTGATTTCCAGAAATATGAGGTTTCTGAAGGAAGCCTTTTCTTTTTGTCACCGGGACAGATTCACAGCTGGGAACTTTCAGAAGACATAGAAGGCTATATTTTCTTTTGTTCTCAGGAGTTTTATGAAATGCATTATGTGAATCAGAAACTGAGAAATTTTCCCTTTTTCGGATCTGTATCCTTTCCAAGAAAACTGCAGTTAGATGCTTCGGAACTGAAGAAAAATGTGGCTTTGTTTCAGGAACTGGGAAAAGAACATCAGGCGAAAAATATGATGAAAGAAGGCATGATTTTGTCATTAATGTCTCAGATTTTCATCAATGCCACCCGATTATTTTCAAAAGACTTTGATGCTATGGATTCCACTGCCGGGCTATCCTATTTTAAACACTATCAGGATTTTGAAAATCTGATCGAACAGCATTTTGCAGAACATAAATCAATTGCCTATTATTCTTCTTTAATGGGAATTTCCTCTAAACATGTAAACAGGATCGTACAGACGGTTGTTCAGAAAACAGCTACAGATGTGATTACAGAAAGAGTAGTGCTGGAAGCCAAAAGAATGCTGATGTATCTGGATGAAAGTCTCGTAGAAATTGCTTTTCGTTTAGGGTATGAAGAGTATTCTTACTTTGTAAGAGTATTCCGGAAAAGCTCCGGAATGACTCCTACTCAGTTTATGAGGAAATATAAGGCCTAA
- a CDS encoding DEAD/DEAH box helicase, producing the protein MELQPIYQKLQIQDMNQMQKSAYKASENNTDIVLLSPTGSGKTLAFLFPVLRNLKKNIQGVQALILVPARELALQIEQVFKAMGTDFKVSVCYGGHDKKIEVNNLIEAPAVLIGTPGRITYHLRNNNFDPKTIKTLVLDEFDKALELGFHDDMEFISHSLKGLSQRILTSATAMDDIPAFTGLKDEKVISFLKENDVKPDLQLRKVMTIPEEKLDTLFNLVCKIGNKRTLIFCNHREAVDRISELLHQMGIDRETFHGGMEQDERERALLKFRNDSARILITTDLAARGLDIPEVESIVHYQLPPKEDAFIHRNGRTARMNAKGFVYLIMTEEENFPFIKSNTPEESVAGFTKVPQKTPFQTVYISAGKKDKVNKVDIVGYLLKKGELQKEDVGIIEVKDTTSYVAVSRNKVNALLRKLQNEKLKGKKVKMEIAY; encoded by the coding sequence ATGGAATTACAACCAATCTATCAAAAGCTGCAGATTCAGGACATGAATCAGATGCAGAAATCTGCTTATAAAGCGTCTGAAAACAATACAGACATTGTTTTGCTGTCTCCTACAGGATCAGGAAAGACTCTTGCTTTTTTATTTCCGGTATTGAGGAACCTGAAAAAAAATATTCAGGGAGTTCAGGCATTGATATTAGTTCCTGCCCGGGAACTGGCTTTACAGATTGAACAGGTTTTTAAAGCCATGGGTACAGATTTCAAGGTATCTGTATGCTATGGCGGACATGATAAAAAAATTGAGGTAAATAATTTAATTGAAGCTCCTGCCGTACTTATCGGAACTCCGGGAAGAATTACCTATCATTTAAGAAATAATAATTTTGATCCGAAGACCATCAAAACATTGGTTCTTGATGAATTCGACAAAGCATTGGAACTGGGATTTCATGATGATATGGAATTTATTTCCCATTCTTTAAAAGGACTTTCTCAAAGAATTTTAACGTCTGCCACAGCCATGGATGATATTCCAGCTTTTACAGGCTTAAAAGATGAAAAAGTCATCAGTTTCCTTAAAGAAAATGATGTAAAACCAGATCTTCAGCTTAGGAAAGTAATGACAATTCCTGAGGAAAAACTGGATACTCTTTTTAATCTGGTCTGTAAAATAGGAAACAAGAGAACTTTGATCTTCTGTAACCACCGTGAAGCTGTAGACCGCATCTCTGAACTTCTTCATCAGATGGGGATCGACAGAGAAACCTTCCACGGCGGTATGGAGCAGGACGAAAGAGAGCGTGCTCTTCTGAAATTCAGAAATGATTCTGCAAGAATTCTCATTACCACCGATCTGGCTGCCCGCGGACTCGATATTCCTGAAGTGGAATCCATTGTTCATTACCAGCTTCCTCCCAAAGAAGATGCTTTCATCCACAGAAACGGACGTACCGCCAGAATGAACGCCAAAGGCTTTGTATACCTGATCATGACAGAGGAAGAAAACTTCCCGTTCATTAAAAGCAATACACCGGAAGAAAGTGTTGCCGGATTCACTAAAGTTCCCCAGAAAACACCTTTCCAGACTGTTTATATCAGTGCCGGAAAAAAAGATAAAGTGAACAAAGTAGATATTGTAGGATACCTGTTAAAAAAAGGAGAGCTGCAAAAAGAAGATGTAGGAATCATTGAAGTAAAAGATACTACCTCTTACGTTGCTGTTTCCAGAAATAAAGTTAATGCCCTTTTAAGAAAGCTCCAGAACGAAAAACTGAAAGGAAAGAAAGTGAAAATGGAGATTGCTTATTAG